A single genomic interval of Demequina sp. NBRC 110054 harbors:
- a CDS encoding DJ-1/PfpI family protein, with translation MRRIGILLYKHFDLIDAGGPYEVFLTASRLAIRDGEAPLYDVVLISAGGDDVEAFGGMTLTGLVAAEDAGDLDVLLVPGLVDLAAARADSRIAEAITALAERSLLVTSVCTGAFLLGDAGLLQGRPATTHWEDVPDLGAHESVREAVPGVRWVDDGDVVTSGGLTSGIHMSLHLVARDHGVEMAQRTARQLDLDWSPTPER, from the coding sequence ATGCGGCGCATCGGCATCCTCCTGTACAAGCACTTCGACCTCATCGACGCGGGTGGACCCTACGAGGTGTTCCTCACGGCCTCCCGTCTCGCGATCCGCGACGGCGAGGCTCCGCTCTATGACGTGGTGCTGATCAGCGCGGGAGGTGACGACGTCGAGGCCTTCGGCGGCATGACGCTCACGGGACTGGTCGCAGCGGAGGACGCCGGTGATCTCGACGTCCTGCTCGTCCCCGGTCTCGTGGACCTCGCCGCCGCGCGCGCCGACTCGCGTATCGCTGAGGCGATCACCGCGCTCGCGGAGCGCAGCCTCCTCGTGACCTCCGTCTGCACGGGCGCGTTCCTGCTCGGCGACGCCGGACTGCTCCAGGGACGGCCGGCGACGACCCACTGGGAGGACGTGCCTGACCTCGGCGCCCACGAGAGTGTCCGCGAGGCTGTCCCCGGAGTCCGGTGGGTCGACGACGGAGACGTGGTCACCTCGGGAGGCTTGACCTCGGGGATCCACATGTCGCTGCACCTGGTCGCTCGCGACCATGGGGTGGAGATGGCTCAGCGCACCGCACGGCAGCTCGACCTTGACTGGAGCCCCACGCCTGAGCGCTAG
- a CDS encoding FUSC family protein, whose translation MNAQAQRRDIWADGMRRAVATLGTIAPPGQPRWPIALQATVVMTVPLLIGAATDHFEQGLLACVGAFAVPYFAALPRLERLRLRPLAGLVLVLSSALGAGLGPYPVAAGLGLIAVATAVGAAVHGYRLGPPGPLFPVIVYGMSAHATAEGEAALELVGWVAAGCAFAVVASIVPLVRRVHWQVTPRPLRVLLAPPEWDRGARDLAVRTAIVATVCTTVSLLYTDPERAYWTVAAGVVVVGIIPGRGIALHRGIHRTVGTVAGALIFMGIGALPPNPWLLALILGTLQFVTELTITRHYAVAVAAVTPLALIIVTSSIGDFGTPAVVGERILDTLVGSGVAVLTALIHPPGPPGRPSVNPPPRADGA comes from the coding sequence GTGAACGCCCAGGCGCAGAGGCGCGACATCTGGGCCGATGGGATGCGCCGCGCGGTCGCGACCCTCGGCACGATCGCTCCCCCGGGACAGCCCCGGTGGCCGATCGCGCTGCAGGCGACCGTCGTGATGACCGTCCCGCTGCTCATCGGGGCCGCGACCGACCACTTCGAGCAGGGCCTGCTCGCATGCGTCGGCGCGTTCGCGGTGCCGTACTTCGCCGCGCTTCCGCGCCTTGAGCGGCTGCGCCTGCGGCCCCTCGCGGGCCTCGTGCTCGTGCTGTCGTCGGCGCTCGGGGCCGGGCTCGGTCCGTACCCGGTCGCCGCGGGCCTCGGGCTCATCGCCGTCGCGACCGCGGTCGGCGCCGCGGTGCACGGCTACCGGCTCGGGCCTCCCGGACCGCTGTTCCCCGTCATCGTCTACGGCATGTCGGCGCACGCGACCGCGGAGGGGGAGGCCGCGCTCGAGCTCGTCGGCTGGGTCGCCGCCGGGTGCGCGTTCGCCGTGGTCGCGAGCATCGTGCCGCTCGTGCGGCGCGTGCACTGGCAGGTCACGCCCCGCCCGCTCAGGGTGCTGCTCGCTCCTCCCGAGTGGGACCGAGGCGCACGAGACCTCGCGGTCCGCACCGCGATCGTCGCGACGGTCTGCACCACGGTGAGCCTGCTCTACACCGATCCCGAGCGCGCGTACTGGACGGTGGCTGCCGGAGTGGTGGTCGTCGGGATCATCCCGGGGCGCGGCATCGCGCTGCATCGCGGCATCCACCGCACGGTCGGCACGGTCGCCGGCGCGCTGATCTTCATGGGGATCGGGGCGCTGCCCCCGAACCCGTGGCTGCTCGCGCTCATCCTCGGGACGCTGCAGTTCGTGACGGAGCTGACGATCACGCGCCACTACGCGGTCGCGGTCGCGGCCGTCACGCCGCTCGCGCTCATCATCGTGACGTCGTCGATCGGCGACTTCGGGACGCCGGCTGTTGTCGGCGAGCGCATCCTCGACACGCTCGTCGGCTCGGGAGTCGCGGTGCTCACCGCGCTGATCCACCCGCCGGGCCCGCCGGGACGCCCGAGCGTGAACCCGCCGCCGCGCGCGGACGGCGCCTGA
- a CDS encoding sigma-70 family RNA polymerase sigma factor produces the protein MSHEAIALWTDSSSDPELIAGVRAGDAGAFGVLYERHVDAARKVAAQYTNTASDIDDVVSESFSRVLRALQRGDGPDLAFRAYLFTIVRRTGMDLINRGIRTRPRDDMSEYETTMGYEASSEEPTMEGFEKGLVADAFRSLPERWQAVLWYTEVEKKSPKEIAPLLGLSANGVAALSYRAREALRQAYLQQHLTTSDQVDCLEANAQLGAYVRGGLSKRESTRVDGHVQSCERCKALILELEDVNRGMRGIIAPLVMGVLGVGALEGGLPIGGALAAGAGAAAGSSAASGAGASSATGSAAGGAGSTAVGAGATTGASTASAVSGVAAGAAGVAGAVGTTGAAGAAATAGTVASFLGGAASLALPVAATVGVVALAATGASFLGIIGPDDSPVSAPSASDTPAAVETTEAGAAAEGTTDPAPEAEAEDTELDEPLVDELTDGGTSTAGSSTAGTTTESGIVVDGSAPLTGGGRVNTTGSGDDKSTGTSSGDDEDSDSSGTDSSGTDDAGAGDDGSTSGGDDGTETGGSDGGDDGGDDGEVTPPTVIQTASLSIRQSPLGFLGISSSAPEISMTLANGGDGAAADVTADITLPDGLAFSTPDAGVGSFSAAAPLQLDDYMTFAADGTFTSGAWECTLTADRTGATCSLESLEPGASTTMDLDVTITGALASDAVTTFRVTAGDDVHEYQVRTGLSDASSDLVPAFAISGNVTATQVGAPLLECPSSASHCTTAMQFNGNATNSWLNNNYYAMQPAEGIPGLVGSNVTTLDIPDDATVAYASLEWSASASYGDDEFSGDTSVAQLLLPGATEAVEVSADTVELSDDGHGRAVYQARLDVTDLVKSSGAGDYGLGGTALAVAYDDASSVRDYYAGFALTVVYEEDSLPDASVAIYAGQQWLSGHDSASFDLFASDASDVTVGVVGWSGDRGYVGDRLDIDGDTLAPLHWKNGKTSTGDSGNAMDSTAFGFANPNTLGVDAKPFRAKSVGEGLHTLTARTDVDTYLLSTVSITAVRG, from the coding sequence ATGAGTCACGAGGCCATCGCGCTATGGACGGATTCGTCCAGCGACCCCGAGCTCATCGCAGGCGTGCGCGCCGGCGATGCGGGGGCCTTCGGCGTGCTCTACGAGCGCCACGTCGATGCGGCCAGGAAGGTCGCGGCGCAGTACACGAACACGGCCTCCGACATCGACGACGTGGTCTCCGAGTCGTTCTCGCGCGTGCTGCGCGCGCTGCAGCGAGGCGACGGCCCCGATCTCGCCTTCCGCGCCTACCTGTTCACGATCGTCCGCCGCACGGGCATGGACCTCATCAACCGCGGCATCAGGACTCGGCCTCGCGACGATATGTCGGAGTACGAGACGACGATGGGCTACGAGGCCTCGTCCGAGGAGCCCACGATGGAGGGCTTCGAGAAGGGCCTCGTCGCAGATGCCTTCCGGTCGCTCCCCGAGCGCTGGCAGGCCGTGCTCTGGTACACCGAGGTCGAGAAGAAGAGCCCCAAGGAGATCGCGCCGCTGCTCGGCCTGAGCGCGAACGGCGTCGCGGCACTGTCCTATCGCGCGCGTGAGGCGCTGCGCCAGGCCTACCTGCAGCAGCACCTCACCACCTCCGACCAGGTCGACTGCCTCGAGGCCAACGCGCAGCTCGGCGCCTACGTCCGCGGCGGGCTCAGCAAGCGGGAGTCCACCCGCGTCGATGGCCACGTGCAGTCCTGCGAGCGCTGCAAGGCGCTCATCCTCGAGCTCGAGGACGTCAACCGCGGCATGCGCGGCATCATCGCCCCGCTCGTGATGGGCGTCCTCGGCGTCGGCGCGCTCGAAGGCGGACTGCCGATCGGAGGCGCCCTGGCGGCAGGCGCAGGCGCGGCCGCCGGATCCAGCGCGGCCTCGGGAGCCGGCGCCTCGTCGGCCACCGGCTCTGCAGCCGGCGGTGCCGGCTCGACCGCCGTCGGAGCGGGCGCCACCACGGGCGCGAGCACCGCCTCCGCAGTCAGCGGCGTCGCCGCCGGTGCCGCGGGCGTGGCGGGAGCCGTCGGCACGACCGGCGCGGCCGGCGCAGCTGCGACCGCGGGAACGGTCGCGTCCTTCCTGGGTGGCGCTGCCTCCCTTGCGCTTCCCGTCGCCGCGACCGTCGGCGTCGTCGCCCTCGCGGCCACCGGCGCCTCGTTCCTCGGCATCATCGGCCCGGACGACTCGCCGGTCTCCGCCCCGAGCGCGAGCGACACGCCCGCCGCGGTGGAGACCACCGAGGCGGGAGCCGCGGCGGAGGGCACGACAGACCCCGCCCCCGAGGCGGAGGCTGAGGACACGGAGCTCGACGAGCCCCTGGTCGACGAGCTCACCGACGGCGGCACGAGCACCGCCGGATCCTCCACCGCAGGCACGACCACGGAGAGCGGGATCGTGGTGGACGGGTCGGCACCGCTCACCGGCGGCGGACGCGTGAACACCACGGGCTCGGGCGACGACAAGAGCACGGGCACCAGCTCGGGCGACGACGAGGATTCCGACTCCTCGGGCACCGACTCGTCGGGCACTGACGACGCGGGAGCGGGCGACGACGGCTCGACCTCCGGCGGCGACGACGGCACCGAGACCGGCGGAAGCGACGGCGGCGACGACGGCGGCGACGACGGAGAGGTCACGCCTCCCACGGTCATCCAGACCGCGAGCCTGTCCATCCGCCAGTCCCCGCTGGGCTTCCTGGGCATCTCGTCGAGCGCGCCCGAGATCTCGATGACGCTCGCGAACGGCGGCGACGGCGCGGCGGCCGACGTCACCGCGGACATCACGCTTCCCGACGGCCTCGCCTTCTCGACGCCGGATGCGGGCGTCGGCAGCTTCTCGGCCGCAGCGCCTCTGCAGCTCGACGACTACATGACCTTCGCCGCCGACGGCACGTTCACCTCGGGCGCCTGGGAGTGCACGCTCACCGCGGACAGGACCGGAGCGACGTGCTCGCTCGAGTCCCTCGAGCCGGGCGCCTCGACCACGATGGACCTCGACGTGACTATCACGGGCGCTCTGGCGTCCGACGCCGTCACCACGTTCCGGGTCACGGCCGGTGACGACGTGCACGAGTACCAGGTCCGCACGGGCCTGTCCGACGCGAGCAGCGACCTCGTCCCGGCCTTCGCGATCTCGGGCAACGTGACTGCCACGCAGGTCGGCGCACCGCTGCTCGAGTGCCCGTCCTCGGCGTCGCACTGCACGACGGCGATGCAGTTCAACGGCAACGCGACCAACTCGTGGCTCAACAACAACTACTACGCGATGCAACCCGCCGAGGGGATCCCCGGCCTCGTCGGCTCGAACGTCACGACGCTCGACATCCCGGACGATGCGACGGTCGCCTACGCGTCGCTCGAGTGGTCGGCGAGCGCCTCCTACGGCGACGACGAGTTCTCGGGCGACACCTCGGTCGCCCAACTCCTGCTCCCCGGAGCGACCGAGGCAGTCGAGGTCTCGGCGGACACCGTCGAACTCTCCGACGACGGCCACGGGCGCGCCGTGTACCAGGCTCGCCTCGACGTGACCGACCTGGTGAAGAGCTCCGGCGCGGGCGACTACGGCCTCGGCGGCACCGCGCTCGCCGTGGCGTACGACGACGCGTCATCGGTCCGCGACTACTACGCCGGCTTCGCGCTGACCGTGGTCTACGAGGAGGACTCGCTCCCCGACGCATCCGTCGCGATCTACGCGGGCCAGCAGTGGCTCTCCGGGCACGACTCGGCCTCCTTCGACCTCTTCGCCTCGGATGCATCCGACGTCACTGTCGGAGTGGTCGGATGGAGCGGCGACCGCGGCTACGTCGGCGACCGGCTCGACATCGACGGCGACACGCTCGCCCCGCTGCACTGGAAGAACGGCAAGACCTCGACCGGCGACTCCGGCAACGCGATGGACTCGACCGCCTTCGGCTTCGCGAACCCGAACACGCTGGGCGTGGACGCCAAGCCGTTCCGCGCGAAGAGCGTCGGCGAGGGCCTCCACACGCTCACGGCCCGCACCGACGTCGACACGTACCTCCTCAGCACCGTGTCGATCACCGCGGTCCGCGGCTGA
- a CDS encoding bifunctional diguanylate cyclase/phosphodiesterase — MTGGIELARGGLRATGVSSVPPVALIALGALSAGWLVYLVSLVAIGPGDHPLRDTVLYLVLMYAGAALILARGARGDGDRAVWLLLGAAQVCSASGDLLYLLLVAGHDAEAFPSIADAVYLAYYPLAIAAVVVFVTRRVRGIPRVVWGDAIMLALAVGGFVGAVFLAPLNGTLSGGPFAVVVGAAYPVGDTFVMLIAVVGMVLVGLRRSGALLLIAISMVVAAAADLWYWNMLATDLYVEGGVLDSLWPLSGLLLTMAAWVPGRNRTGAVASRRGLLVVPGATLVIATTTLTVGAVGDMPVLTVAMALTAMGGVLNRLTGTVRRTLELMDAQRDAVTDDLTGLMNRRGWTAEVERVLTDKPEDRDAALLHADLDGFKEVNDSLGHDAGDQVLRAVAERLAKAAAGADVLMGRLGGDEFAVFVPGACADVAEEVADRLRSALSLPFLVEGTAVALGVSIGISTAPHDGNELSVLLRRADIAMYRAKAEGLGVAVFDREIDMAGEDRLQRVAELRRAIATGELVLHFQPKITLATGEVEGVEALVRWERPGIGTVYPQGFLPLASSAGLMTDLTVWVLHSAAQQAARWRAVGIDLPIAVNVPAQAFSGTERPREMKNLLASYGLPGSALQVEITEQALLEDRERARIVLPALRALGVRSAIDDYGTGYSSLTYLRELDVDEVKIDRSFVLQLLLDDRSASIVRSTIDLVHALGLRVVAEGIEEASVAEALTAMGCDAAQGYHWTRPLPVADFESWFAAYCARSGERATDTWVGVDADVS, encoded by the coding sequence ATGACCGGAGGCATCGAACTCGCGCGCGGCGGGCTGCGCGCGACTGGCGTGAGCAGTGTGCCTCCCGTCGCCCTCATCGCGCTCGGAGCGCTCAGCGCGGGCTGGCTGGTGTACCTCGTGTCGCTCGTCGCGATCGGGCCCGGTGACCACCCGCTGCGGGACACGGTCCTGTACCTGGTGCTCATGTACGCCGGCGCCGCCCTGATCCTTGCGCGCGGTGCGCGTGGCGACGGCGACCGCGCGGTCTGGCTCCTGCTTGGGGCGGCGCAGGTCTGCTCCGCGAGCGGCGACCTGCTCTACCTCCTCCTGGTGGCCGGCCACGACGCCGAGGCCTTCCCCTCGATCGCGGATGCCGTCTACCTCGCCTACTACCCCTTGGCGATCGCGGCCGTCGTCGTCTTCGTCACGAGGCGAGTCCGTGGCATCCCCCGGGTCGTGTGGGGCGACGCCATCATGCTCGCGCTCGCCGTCGGCGGCTTCGTCGGCGCGGTGTTCCTCGCACCGCTCAACGGGACGCTCTCGGGTGGGCCCTTCGCGGTGGTCGTGGGTGCTGCGTATCCGGTCGGTGACACGTTCGTCATGCTCATCGCAGTGGTCGGCATGGTGCTCGTGGGCCTGCGACGCTCCGGCGCGCTCCTCCTCATCGCGATCTCGATGGTCGTCGCCGCAGCCGCCGACCTCTGGTACTGGAACATGCTCGCCACAGACCTCTACGTCGAGGGTGGCGTGCTCGACTCGCTGTGGCCGCTCAGCGGGCTTCTGCTCACGATGGCGGCGTGGGTGCCCGGACGCAACCGTACGGGGGCCGTCGCGAGCCGCAGGGGACTGCTCGTGGTCCCCGGCGCGACGCTCGTCATCGCGACCACGACGCTCACCGTCGGCGCGGTCGGGGACATGCCGGTGCTCACGGTCGCCATGGCGCTCACGGCGATGGGCGGCGTGCTCAACCGCCTGACGGGCACCGTGCGGCGCACGCTCGAGCTCATGGACGCGCAGCGCGACGCGGTGACCGACGATCTCACCGGGCTGATGAACCGCCGCGGATGGACGGCGGAGGTCGAGCGCGTGCTCACGGACAAGCCCGAGGACCGCGACGCGGCGCTCCTGCACGCCGACCTCGACGGCTTCAAGGAGGTCAACGACAGCCTCGGTCACGACGCAGGTGACCAGGTGCTGCGTGCGGTGGCCGAGCGACTCGCCAAGGCGGCCGCTGGCGCGGATGTCCTCATGGGACGCCTCGGCGGAGACGAGTTCGCGGTCTTCGTCCCCGGGGCGTGCGCGGATGTCGCCGAGGAGGTCGCGGATCGGCTGCGCTCCGCGCTCTCCCTCCCGTTCCTTGTCGAGGGCACCGCGGTGGCCCTGGGAGTGAGCATCGGGATCTCGACCGCGCCGCACGACGGCAACGAGCTCTCGGTGCTGCTTCGCCGCGCGGACATCGCGATGTACCGCGCCAAGGCAGAGGGGCTCGGGGTCGCGGTCTTCGACCGCGAGATCGACATGGCGGGCGAGGACAGGCTCCAGCGCGTCGCGGAGCTGCGCCGCGCGATCGCCACGGGCGAGCTCGTGCTGCACTTCCAGCCCAAGATCACGCTCGCGACCGGCGAGGTCGAAGGCGTCGAGGCGCTCGTGCGCTGGGAGCGCCCGGGGATCGGCACGGTGTACCCGCAGGGCTTCCTGCCGCTCGCCTCGAGCGCGGGGCTGATGACCGACCTCACAGTCTGGGTGCTTCACTCGGCCGCTCAACAGGCGGCGCGTTGGCGTGCGGTCGGGATCGACCTGCCGATCGCGGTGAACGTCCCCGCCCAGGCCTTCTCGGGCACCGAGCGGCCGCGCGAGATGAAGAACCTGCTCGCGTCGTATGGGCTTCCGGGCTCGGCGCTCCAGGTCGAGATCACGGAGCAGGCGCTGCTCGAGGACCGCGAGCGTGCCCGCATCGTCCTTCCCGCCCTCCGCGCGCTCGGCGTGCGGTCGGCGATCGACGACTACGGCACCGGCTACTCGTCGCTGACCTATCTCCGCGAGCTCGACGTCGACGAGGTGAAGATCGATCGTTCGTTCGTGCTCCAGCTGCTGCTCGACGACCGCTCGGCCTCGATCGTCCGATCCACGATCGACCTGGTGCACGCCCTGGGGCTGCGCGTGGTGGCCGAGGGCATCGAGGAGGCCAGCGTGGCCGAGGCGCTCACCGCGATGGGCTGCGACGCCGCGCAGGGCTACCACTGGACGCGTCCGCTGCCGGTCGCGGACTTCGAGTCGTGGTTCGCCGCCTACTGCGCGCGTTCGGGTGAGCGCGCGACCGACACGTGGGTCGGGGTCGACGCGGACGTGTCGTAG
- a CDS encoding multidrug effflux MFS transporter codes for MSTDLNMPPCPADSAPVDVVGAHRTETRRPAARHPENHSVDAHHDAHPGDALSRRRRGVLIVLLGAAVALGPFTVDMYLPAFPDVAASLQTTDAAIQLTLTATMIGFGLGQLLIGPLSDAVGRRWPLLIATSVHVIASIAVVFAQDVTGVMIGRIFQGLGASGAAVVAMAIVRDLFSGQKLVRTLARMALVTGLAPVLAPVVGAQVLQFVEWRGVFVVLAAYGLLVTVVSAILLFETLPAEDRGTFDRRIVLRRYRVLVSDRTFLGVLVVGGMTFAALFSYLSSASFVLQDLYGLSSQQFALVFGTNSVGLVFLNQVGARLMRRHPPRMVLTIGVTLQSMGALALLLTGLMDLGLVAVLVSLFLSIAPVGLIGPPVQVLALADHAHEAGTAASMLGAFNFGVAGLISPVAGFFGISVIAMAAVMCVTLAVAHVSLWLVVRPGVSREVLA; via the coding sequence ATGAGCACCGACCTGAACATGCCACCCTGCCCGGCCGACTCCGCGCCCGTCGACGTCGTCGGCGCGCACCGCACCGAGACGCGTCGCCCCGCGGCGCGCCACCCCGAGAACCACAGCGTCGACGCGCACCACGACGCTCACCCCGGCGACGCGCTCTCGCGCCGCCGCCGCGGCGTGCTCATCGTGCTGCTGGGCGCGGCGGTCGCGCTCGGCCCCTTCACTGTCGACATGTACCTGCCGGCGTTCCCCGACGTCGCCGCGTCCCTCCAGACCACCGACGCGGCGATCCAGCTCACGCTGACCGCGACCATGATCGGCTTCGGGCTGGGCCAGCTGCTCATCGGGCCGCTCAGCGACGCCGTCGGCCGCCGTTGGCCGCTGCTCATCGCGACGTCGGTCCACGTGATCGCGTCGATCGCCGTGGTGTTCGCGCAGGACGTCACCGGCGTGATGATCGGCCGCATCTTCCAGGGCCTCGGGGCCTCCGGCGCCGCGGTCGTCGCGATGGCGATCGTCCGCGACCTGTTCTCCGGGCAGAAGCTCGTGCGCACCCTCGCGCGCATGGCGCTCGTCACGGGCCTCGCCCCGGTGCTCGCGCCGGTCGTGGGAGCGCAGGTGCTGCAGTTCGTCGAGTGGCGCGGCGTGTTCGTGGTCCTCGCGGCCTACGGCCTGCTCGTCACCGTCGTCTCCGCCATCCTCCTGTTCGAGACCCTGCCGGCCGAGGACCGCGGCACCTTCGACCGTCGCATCGTCCTGCGGCGCTACCGCGTGCTCGTCTCCGACCGCACGTTCCTCGGCGTCCTGGTCGTCGGAGGCATGACCTTCGCCGCCCTGTTCTCGTACCTGTCGTCGGCCTCGTTCGTGCTCCAGGACCTGTACGGGCTGTCGTCGCAGCAGTTCGCCCTCGTGTTCGGCACCAACTCCGTCGGCCTGGTGTTCCTCAACCAGGTGGGCGCGCGCCTCATGCGTCGTCACCCTCCGCGCATGGTCCTCACGATCGGCGTGACGCTGCAGTCCATGGGTGCCCTCGCGCTGCTGTTGACAGGCCTCATGGACCTCGGCCTGGTCGCGGTGCTCGTGAGCCTGTTCCTCTCGATCGCCCCGGTCGGCCTGATCGGCCCGCCGGTCCAGGTGCTCGCGCTCGCGGACCACGCGCACGAGGCCGGTACCGCCGCCTCGATGCTCGGCGCCTTCAACTTCGGCGTCGCCGGGCTCATCTCGCCGGTCGCCGGGTTCTTCGGGATCTCGGTCATCGCGATGGCGGCCGTGATGTGCGTGACGCTCGCCGTCGCTCACGTCAGCCTGTGGCTCGTCGTGCGCCCTGGTGTCAGCCGTGAGGTGCTGGCCTAG
- a CDS encoding nucleoside deaminase produces the protein MSSVLDESYGAAMDAALALARAAAADGDVPVGAVVLDESGTVIGKGRNRREVDADPSAHAEILALRDAAARRGSWRLDGCTLVVTLEPCLMCAGAVLQSRVPRIVLGAWDDKAGATGSRWDVVRDARVGAKVEVVSGVRADECADLLRDFFETRR, from the coding sequence ATGAGCAGCGTGCTGGACGAGTCTTATGGAGCGGCGATGGACGCGGCGCTGGCGCTCGCCCGCGCGGCGGCTGCGGACGGCGACGTCCCCGTGGGCGCCGTGGTCCTCGACGAGTCGGGGACCGTCATCGGCAAGGGCCGCAACCGACGCGAGGTCGACGCCGACCCGAGCGCGCACGCGGAGATCCTCGCGCTGCGCGACGCGGCGGCGCGGCGCGGCTCGTGGCGGCTCGACGGCTGCACGCTGGTCGTCACGCTCGAGCCGTGCCTCATGTGCGCGGGCGCGGTCCTGCAGTCGCGCGTGCCGCGCATCGTCCTGGGTGCCTGGGACGACAAGGCGGGTGCGACCGGATCCCGGTGGGACGTGGTCCGCGACGCGCGCGTCGGCGCGAAGGTCGAGGTGGTCTCGGGCGTGAGGGCCGACGAGTGCGCCGACCTGCTGCGCGACTTCTTCGAGACCCGCAGGTGA
- the upp gene encoding uracil phosphoribosyltransferase, translating to MELHVANHPLIDHKVTILRDKDTPSPVFRLLVDELVTLLAYEATRHVRVEEREVETPLTKTMGTHISDPQPIIVPILRAGLGMLDGMTRLMPNAEVGFLGLKRDEETLEAITYANRLPDDLTGRQVFLIDPMLATGGSLIMAIEYVLERGATDVTCVCLLAAPEGIENVREAVGERANVNVVVAKVDEKLNEVGYIVPGLGDAGDRLYGIVDH from the coding sequence ATGGAGCTGCACGTCGCGAATCACCCGCTCATCGACCACAAGGTCACGATCCTGCGCGACAAGGACACGCCCTCACCGGTGTTCCGCCTGCTCGTCGACGAGCTGGTGACCCTGCTCGCGTACGAGGCCACGCGTCACGTGCGGGTCGAGGAGCGCGAGGTCGAGACGCCGCTCACCAAGACCATGGGGACGCACATCTCCGACCCCCAGCCCATCATCGTCCCGATCCTGCGCGCGGGGCTCGGGATGCTCGACGGCATGACCCGCCTCATGCCGAACGCCGAGGTCGGCTTCCTCGGCCTCAAGCGCGACGAGGAGACCCTCGAGGCGATCACCTACGCGAACCGCCTGCCCGACGACCTCACCGGGCGTCAGGTCTTCCTCATCGACCCGATGCTCGCGACGGGCGGATCGCTCATCATGGCGATCGAGTACGTGCTCGAGCGCGGCGCGACCGACGTGACGTGCGTATGCCTGCTCGCCGCTCCCGAGGGCATCGAGAACGTTCGCGAGGCCGTGGGCGAGCGTGCGAACGTGAACGTCGTCGTGGCGAAGGTCGACGAGAAGCTCAACGAGGTCGGCTACATCGTGCCGGGCCTGGGCGACGCCGGCGACCGTCTCTACGGCATCGTCGACCACTAG